The genomic window CGCCTCCATGCGCTGCGCCTGCCGGCCTTCCTCCTTGCGCTTGCCCTTCGAGGACGTCTCGAAGGCCGCCGCCCCGTTCTCGAAAAACTCCTTCTGCCAGCGGTAGAACAGCGTCGGCGCGAGGCCCAACTCCTCGCAAAGGGCCGATATCGCTACCCCATCCAGAAAGTGTCGCCGCAGTATCGCCACCTTCTCAGCGCCGCTATAATGCTTCCGTTGACGTTTCATCGTGAATCCTCCGTAGGTTGTGATTAACTTACAGGGTATTC from Candidatus Hydrogenedentota bacterium includes these protein-coding regions:
- a CDS encoding transposase, whose amino-acid sequence is MKRQRKHYSGAEKVAILRRHFLDGVAISALCEELGLAPTLFYRWQKEFFENGAAAFETSSKGKRKEEGRQAQRMEALEAKLATKNEVLSELMEEHVKLKKALGEI